From Cydia fagiglandana chromosome 6, ilCydFagi1.1, whole genome shotgun sequence, the proteins below share one genomic window:
- the LOC134665216 gene encoding palmitoyltransferase ZDHHC11-like yields the protein MAKCCAIEQTPRPQLNIQFQELKIISLTIFIILYVTHIVSHCAALLLDPSEEDLKKLKVNNVPEFDRSIHTHVIENGRCHLCNIYTSSKKTKHCSICNKCVDRFDHHCKWLNNCVGQRNYAAFITAAATALFISMFTSCLCLTDIILFLSYPQKLSVSAQQFINCSIYEATSYNKYCKNSICFLVFLIVLCVSAFAIACALLHLCCFHVYIWILGVSTYEYIVKSGTPDAPRIQCIPNGCCCRKRCTKKLYQIKKNQDTETGSEDPGKTVNSEANVSNLIGILINQELDKAKKLFLYDKNKIHPESDIAER from the exons atggCCAAATGTTGCGCTATCGAGCAAACCCCAAGACCTCAGC TGAATATCCAGTTTCAAGAGTTAAAAATTATTTCATTGACCATCTTTATCATTTTATACGTAACGCACATCGTGTCACACTGTGCCGCGTTACTATTGGACCCGAGCGAAGAAGACCTGAAGAAACTTAAAGTGAATAATGTGCCAGAATTCGATCGAAGCATCCACACTCACGTCATCGAGAATGGGAGGTGTCACCTGTGCAACATTTACACGAGCAGCAAGAAAACAAAACACTGCAGCATTTGCAACAAGTGCGTCGACCGCTTCGACCACCACTGCAAATGGTTGAACAACTGCGTCGGCCAGAGGAACTATGCTGCCTTCATCACTGCCGCTGCCACCGCATTGTTCATATCCATGTTCACGTCATGTTTGTGCCTTACAGACATTATTCTATTCCTGTCGTACCCACAAAAGTTAAGCGTATCCGCACAGCAATTTATTAACTGCTCGATCTACGAGGCGACCAGTTACAATAAGTATTGTAAAAACTCTATATGTTTTTTAGTGTTTCTTATTGTACTGTGTGTAAGTGCCTTTGCAATAGCATGTGCCTTGTTGCATCTGTGTTGTTTTCATGTTTATATATGGATTTTAGGTGTATCTACGTACGAATACATTGTTAAAAGTGGAACACCCGATGCTCCAAGAATACAATGCATCCCTAACGGGTGCTGTTGCAGAAAGAGATGTACAAAGAAATTGtatcaaataaaaaagaatCAGGATACTGAGACGGGTTCAGAAGATCCAGGAAAAACTGTAAATAGCGAAGCAAATGTCAGCAACCTGATTGGTATTTTAATTAATCAGGAATTGGATAAAGCTAAAAAGCTGTTCCTGTATGACAAAAATAAGATACATCCTGAAAGTGATATTGCGGAACGGTAA